The following coding sequences lie in one Flagellimonas eckloniae genomic window:
- a CDS encoding type IX secretion system membrane protein PorP/SprF has protein sequence MIKKNFLIPFLFIGMVVQGLVAQQDAQYTQYMFNTLSVNPAYAGSRGQLSFAGLYRSQWVGLDGAPETFTVNLHSPIRNSRLGYGISLVNDNIGDGVVQETYLDAVLSYTIDVSLDAKLSFGLKAGGNMLNLDFNGLRNFDQEVVNQDNIDNQFSPNFGLGIYYHTDKFYAGVSAPNILETEYFDNGSSDPESVNFLATERINFYLITGYVFDLNADLKFKPALLTKAVGGAPLQVDLSANFLYADKFSFGAAYRFDAAISALAGFQVTDQIMLGLAYDRETTELGGTQFNDGSFEVFLRLELIKAFQKTVSPRFF, from the coding sequence ATGATTAAAAAGAATTTTTTAATTCCGTTTTTATTTATTGGAATGGTAGTTCAGGGTCTTGTAGCGCAGCAAGATGCCCAGTATACTCAGTATATGTTCAATACACTAAGCGTTAACCCAGCTTACGCTGGATCTAGAGGGCAATTAAGTTTTGCCGGGCTGTACCGTTCCCAATGGGTCGGACTGGATGGAGCTCCGGAGACCTTTACAGTAAATCTTCATTCTCCTATTCGAAATAGTAGATTGGGTTATGGTATTTCACTGGTAAATGATAATATTGGTGATGGCGTGGTACAAGAAACGTATTTGGATGCAGTACTGTCATATACAATAGATGTTTCGTTGGATGCGAAACTTTCTTTTGGATTAAAAGCAGGAGGTAATATGCTAAATCTAGATTTCAATGGCCTTCGCAATTTCGACCAAGAAGTAGTTAATCAAGATAATATTGATAATCAATTTTCACCCAATTTTGGTTTGGGAATATACTATCATACAGATAAGTTCTATGCAGGGGTTTCTGCTCCCAATATTTTAGAAACCGAATACTTTGACAATGGTTCAAGTGACCCTGAGTCGGTGAATTTTTTGGCTACGGAGCGGATTAATTTTTATTTAATTACAGGTTATGTTTTTGATTTAAATGCAGACCTTAAATTTAAACCAGCACTTTTGACCAAAGCAGTGGGTGGAGCTCCTTTGCAAGTTGACTTATCTGCCAATTTTCTGTATGCGGACAAATTCAGTTTTGGAGCGGCATATAGATTTGACGCGGCGATAAGTGCTTTAGCAGGATTTCAGGTTACCGATCAGATTATGCTGGGTCTTGCTTATGACCGAGAAACAACAGAATTGGGAGGAACCCAATTTAATGACGGCTCCTTTGAAGTGTTTTTAAGGTTGGAGTTGA
- a CDS encoding gliding motility-associated C-terminal domain-containing protein, with protein sequence MEKNTFLNFKKKVSYSLFLLVGFTVFTSITAFENSPVADGTATIFLTDKDTDGDGVLNSQDIDDDGDGIIDANEDENLDGDNNPETNFTDSDGDGVPNYLDLDSDNDGILDNIEAQTVTDYLEPSLVDDDKNGLDDSYETTPGSGEGLSPIDTDNDNVPDYLDLDSDNDGILDKNESSVLSTDFDCETVPNLEFDSVPTLESGDALMEGAVYRFSNVTSELDALVTLEEVVNGEIKFLDQNETDPEFFKPEIFFTTTDDIRRPFVDFRITIVNSGTNTPVVLNELIANFIDVDGGNVYQEFNRFDTPTSFTVDENTDVLVNNTPGGLLINGGTTEFPGISNENPSVNVAVEFVNISTFVFRFGIQPSNNNNFTTRVARQAGIQFTCLDNFINPQTTNFSVDVDSDTDGIPNRLDIDSDNDGIPDNVEAQPTADYVPPTGEDDDNDGLDNAYEGSGDEGLTPENTDGADELPDYLDDDSDNDLVLDNNEGNDFNFDGIPDQTYTGVDTDNDGLDDGYEGSDVNDGYDVNDEIDDPANDLPDTDGTEDVNYRDFDDDGDGIDTPDEDVDEDGDPTNDDTDDDGTPDYLDPTDDREDTDDDGVPDSVDLDDDNDGILDTTEDPNNDNDNDPLTDPLDSDGDGRPDHLDIDSDDDGIPDNVEAQPTNGYVAPNDDDEATYAANDGVNSAYLGGLTPENTDGADELPDYLDDDSDNDLVLDNNEGNDFNFDGIPDQTYTGVDTDNDGLDDGYEGSDVNDGYDVNDEIDDPANDLPDTDGTEDVNYRDFDDDGDGIDTPDEDVDEDGDPTNDDTDDDGTPDYLDPTDDREDTDDDGVPDSVDLDDDNDGILDTTEDPNNDNDNDPLTDPLDSDGDGRPDHLDIDSDDDGIPDNVEAQPTNGYVAPNDDDEATYAANDGVNSAYLGGLTPENTDGADELPDYLDDDSDNDLVLDNNEGNDFNFDGIPDQTYTGVDTDNDGLDDGYEGSDVNDGYDVNDEIDDPANDLPDTDGTEDVNYRDFDDDGDGIDTPDEDVDEDGDPTNDDTDDDGTPDYLDPDIPSVIDAVNDAYTSDGSDGVIPDSNVLSNDTLNGEPVTLTDVILTSTSTDELSINEDGSVSVAPGTPEGTYTIEYTICEIADVNNCDTGTVTIEVDPSMGNVIDAIDDAYTSEGSDGVIPDSNVLSNDTLNGEPVTLTDVILTSTSTDELSINEDGSVSVVPGTPEGTYTIEYTICEIADVNNCDTGTVTVEVGPGMENIIDAMDDAYTSDSSGGIIPNSNVLLNDTLNGETVALSDVILTSTPTNVLTVNQDGSINVAPGTSDGIYTIDYTICESANPDNCDTATVSVSIENISVNQMLTPNGDLKNDFLFIRGVDKITSSTLRIFNRWGVAVYEGKDYNNVNNVFDGRSRGRSTLSVNDYLPAGVYFYIFDYQTEKGSFTDSEYIYISR encoded by the coding sequence ATGGAAAAAAATACTTTCTTAAATTTTAAGAAAAAGGTTTCATACAGTCTTTTTTTACTAGTAGGATTCACCGTTTTCACCAGTATTACTGCTTTTGAGAATAGCCCCGTTGCAGATGGAACTGCAACCATTTTTTTAACTGACAAGGATACCGATGGAGATGGGGTTCTAAATAGCCAAGATATTGATGATGATGGAGATGGGATCATTGATGCGAATGAAGATGAAAACCTTGATGGCGATAATAACCCAGAAACCAATTTCACAGACAGCGATGGTGACGGGGTTCCTAATTATTTGGATTTGGATTCAGATAATGATGGAATTTTAGATAATATAGAAGCGCAAACGGTTACAGACTATCTAGAACCATCCTTGGTAGATGATGATAAAAATGGATTGGACGATAGCTATGAAACTACACCCGGTTCGGGAGAAGGTCTTTCACCAATTGATACAGACAATGACAATGTTCCAGATTATTTGGATTTGGATTCGGATAATGATGGAATTTTGGATAAAAACGAATCCAGCGTTTTAAGCACCGATTTTGATTGTGAGACAGTTCCTAATCTGGAATTTGACTCTGTTCCCACTTTAGAATCTGGTGATGCTTTGATGGAGGGTGCTGTTTATAGATTTTCAAATGTAACATCTGAATTGGATGCGCTTGTAACTTTGGAAGAAGTTGTAAACGGAGAAATTAAGTTCTTAGATCAAAATGAAACTGATCCTGAATTTTTTAAACCAGAGATTTTCTTTACTACAACAGATGATATTAGGAGACCTTTTGTTGATTTTAGAATAACTATTGTTAATTCAGGAACCAATACACCTGTTGTCCTAAATGAATTAATCGCAAATTTCATAGATGTTGATGGTGGCAACGTTTATCAAGAATTCAACCGGTTTGATACCCCTACTAGTTTTACCGTCGATGAGAATACAGATGTACTGGTAAACAATACACCAGGTGGTCTCCTTATTAATGGGGGTACTACGGAATTCCCTGGAATATCCAACGAAAACCCATCAGTAAATGTTGCTGTGGAATTCGTGAATATTTCAACTTTCGTTTTTAGATTTGGAATACAACCTTCAAATAACAATAATTTTACAACACGAGTAGCAAGACAAGCTGGAATTCAATTTACATGTCTGGATAATTTTATTAATCCACAAACAACTAATTTCAGTGTTGATGTAGATTCAGATACTGATGGCATACCAAATCGATTGGATATTGATAGTGATAATGATGGGATTCCAGACAATGTAGAAGCACAACCAACTGCCGATTATGTTCCCCCCACTGGAGAGGATGATGACAATGATGGTCTTGACAATGCTTACGAAGGAAGTGGTGATGAGGGTCTTACCCCTGAGAACACTGACGGTGCGGATGAGCTTCCGGATTATCTTGACGACGACAGCGACAACGACCTGGTTCTGGACAACAACGAGGGGAACGACTTCAACTTTGATGGTATTCCCGATCAGACGTACACTGGGGTTGATACGGACAATGACGGACTTGACGATGGCTACGAGGGCAGTGATGTCAACGATGGCTATGACGTTAACGACGAGATCGACGATCCTGCGAACGACCTGCCGGATACCGATGGCACCGAGGATGTGAACTATCGCGACTTTGACGATGACGGTGATGGCATCGACACCCCTGACGAGGATGTTGATGAAGACGGTGACCCCACCAATGACGATACGGACGATGACGGGACCCCGGACTATCTGGACCCTACCGATGACAGGGAGGACACGGACGATGACGGCGTACCTGACAGTGTTGACCTTGATGATGACAATGATGGGATCCTGGATACCACCGAGGACCCCAATAACGACAATGACAACGATCCGCTCACAGATCCATTGGACAGTGACGGCGATGGCCGCCCCGACCATTTGGACATCGATAGTGACGACGATGGTATTCCCGACAATGTTGAGGCCCAGCCCACCAATGGCTATGTTGCGCCGAACGATGACGATGAGGCTACCTATGCTGCCAATGATGGGGTGAACTCGGCCTACCTTGGCGGTTTGACCCCTGAGAACACTGACGGTGCGGATGAGCTTCCGGATTATCTTGACGACGACAGCGACAACGACCTGGTTCTGGACAACAACGAGGGGAACGACTTCAACTTTGATGGTATTCCCGATCAGACGTACACTGGGGTTGATACGGACAATGACGGACTTGACGATGGCTACGAGGGCAGTGATGTCAACGATGGCTATGACGTTAACGACGAGATCGACGATCCTGCGAACGACCTGCCGGATACCGATGGCACCGAGGATGTGAACTATCGCGACTTTGACGATGACGGTGATGGCATCGACACCCCTGACGAGGATGTTGATGAAGACGGTGACCCCACCAATGACGATACGGACGATGACGGGACCCCGGACTATCTGGACCCTACCGATGACAGGGAGGACACGGACGATGACGGCGTACCTGACAGTGTTGACCTTGATGATGACAATGATGGGATCCTGGATACCACCGAGGACCCCAATAACGACAATGACAACGATCCGCTCACAGATCCATTGGACAGTGACGGCGATGGCCGCCCCGACCATTTGGACATCGATAGTGACGACGATGGTATTCCCGACAATGTTGAGGCCCAGCCCACCAATGGCTATGTTGCGCCGAACGATGACGATGAGGCTACCTATGCTGCCAATGATGGGGTGAACTCGGCCTACCTTGGCGGTTTGACCCCTGAGAACACTGACGGTGCGGATGAGCTTCCGGATTATCTTGACGACGACAGCGACAACGACCTGGTTCTGGACAACAACGAGGGGAACGACTTCAACTTTGATGGTATTCCCGATCAGACGTACACTGGGGTTGATACGGACAATGACGGACTTGACGATGGCTACGAGGGCAGTGATGTCAACGATGGCTATGACGTTAACGACGAGATCGACGATCCTGCGAACGACCTACCGGACACCGATGGCACCGAGGATGTGAACTACCGTGACTTTGACGATGACGGCGATGGCATCGACACCCCTGACGAGGATGTCGATGAAGACGGTGACCCCACCAATGACGATACGGACGATGACGGGACCCCGGACTACCTGGACCCTGATATTCCAAGCGTAATCGACGCTGTGAATGATGCCTATACTTCTGATGGTTCTGATGGAGTAATTCCCGATAGCAATGTGCTTTCAAACGACACTTTGAATGGAGAACCTGTGACCTTGACGGATGTTATATTGACATCGACCAGCACGGACGAACTGAGCATCAACGAAGATGGAAGTGTCAGCGTAGCCCCTGGAACACCAGAAGGGACCTACACCATTGAATACACCATCTGTGAAATTGCTGATGTCAACAACTGCGACACAGGTACAGTTACCATAGAAGTGGATCCTAGCATGGGGAATGTAATCGATGCCATAGATGATGCCTACACTTCTGAAGGTTCTGATGGGGTAATTCCCGATAGCAATGTGCTTTCAAATGATACTTTGAATGGAGAACCTGTGACCTTGACGGATGTTATATTGACATCGACCAGCACGGACGAACTGAGCATTAACGAAGATGGAAGTGTCAGTGTGGTCCCTGGAACACCAGAAGGTACTTACACTATTGAATATACCATTTGTGAAATTGCTGATGTTAACAACTGCGATACAGGTACGGTTACCGTAGAAGTGGGACCAGGGATGGAGAATATAATCGACGCGATGGATGATGCCTATACTTCAGATAGTTCTGGCGGAATTATTCCCAATAGTAATGTGCTTTTAAACGATACCCTTAACGGTGAAACAGTTGCATTGTCTGATGTAATTTTGACTTCGACTCCAACCAACGTACTGACGGTTAATCAGGACGGAAGCATCAATGTGGCTCCTGGAACGTCTGATGGCATTTACACTATTGACTATACCATTTGTGAGTCGGCTAACCCTGACAACTGTGATACGGCTACAGTTTCGGTATCTATAGAAAACATTTCAGTTAATCAAATGCTAACGCCTAATGGAGATCTTAAAAATGATTTTCTATTTATTAGAGGTGTTGATAAAATAACATCAAGTACACTTAGAATTTTTAATCGTTGGGGAGTTGCCGTATATGAGGGGAAAGACTACAATAATGTAAATAATGTTTTTGATGGACGTTCGCGTGGTAGATCAACTTTAAGTGTGAACGATTACCTTCCAGCCGGTGTATATTTTTATATATTTGACTACCAAACCGAAAAAGGAAGTTTTACAGACTCAGAATACATATACATAAGTAGATAA
- a CDS encoding peptide chain release factor 3: MDFENEIARRRTFGIISHPDAGKTTLTEKLLLFGGAIQEAGAVKNNKIKKTATSDFMEIERQRGISVATSVLAFIYNDKKINILDTPGHKDFAEDTFRTLTAVDSVIVVIDVAKGVEEQTEKLVEVCRMRNIPMIVFINKLDREGKDAFDLLDEVEQKLGLSVTPLSFPIGMGYDFKGIYNIYEKNINLFSGNSKQNIEETIAFTDIENPELDNIIGESAAQELRDNLELVNGVYPEFDKDSYLKGEQQPVFFGSALNNFGVRELLDCFVDIAPTPRPKNAEERMVDANEPDFSGFVFKIHANMDPKHRDRLAFIKIVSGTFERNKPYLHVRHDKKLKFSSPNAFFAEKKEIVDISYPGDIVGLHDTGNFKIGDTLTSGEKLNYKGIPSFSPEHFRYINNADPMKAKQLFKGIDQLMDEGVAQLFTLELNGRKVIGTVGALQYEVIQYRLEHEYGAKCTYENFPVHKACWVEAEDASNNEFKEFKRVKQKFLATDKQGQLVFLADSQFSLQMTQQKYPTVKLHFTSEFD; the protein is encoded by the coding sequence ATGGATTTTGAAAATGAGATAGCAAGACGTAGGACTTTTGGGATTATTTCCCACCCTGATGCGGGAAAAACCACTTTAACGGAAAAACTGTTGCTTTTCGGCGGTGCAATACAAGAAGCTGGAGCCGTAAAGAACAATAAAATCAAAAAAACCGCTACCAGTGATTTTATGGAAATTGAACGCCAGAGGGGAATCTCGGTGGCTACATCTGTGTTGGCATTTATTTATAATGACAAGAAAATAAATATTCTGGACACCCCTGGGCATAAAGATTTTGCTGAAGATACTTTTAGAACCTTAACAGCAGTTGACAGCGTTATTGTGGTTATTGATGTTGCAAAAGGTGTGGAAGAGCAGACAGAGAAATTGGTTGAAGTCTGTAGAATGCGAAATATCCCCATGATAGTCTTTATAAACAAACTGGACCGGGAAGGTAAAGACGCCTTCGATCTTCTGGATGAAGTTGAACAAAAACTTGGTCTGTCCGTGACTCCTCTCAGTTTTCCCATTGGGATGGGCTATGACTTTAAGGGAATCTATAATATTTATGAAAAAAACATCAATCTCTTTAGCGGTAATAGCAAGCAAAATATTGAAGAAACCATAGCATTTACCGATATTGAAAATCCTGAACTTGACAACATAATCGGAGAATCTGCTGCCCAAGAACTTAGAGATAACTTAGAATTGGTAAATGGGGTTTATCCTGAATTTGACAAAGATTCCTACTTAAAAGGAGAACAGCAACCTGTGTTTTTTGGTTCTGCTTTAAATAATTTTGGTGTTCGGGAACTGTTAGATTGTTTTGTTGATATTGCACCAACTCCAAGACCTAAAAATGCGGAGGAAAGAATGGTAGATGCCAATGAACCGGATTTTTCCGGTTTTGTATTTAAAATTCATGCCAATATGGACCCAAAACACCGAGATCGATTGGCTTTCATCAAAATTGTCTCAGGTACTTTTGAACGAAACAAACCTTATTTGCATGTAAGGCACGATAAAAAACTGAAATTTTCAAGTCCCAATGCTTTTTTCGCGGAAAAGAAAGAAATTGTGGATATCTCATACCCTGGTGACATTGTTGGTTTGCATGACACTGGTAATTTTAAAATTGGAGATACTTTAACAAGCGGTGAAAAGCTAAACTATAAGGGTATTCCAAGTTTTTCTCCGGAACACTTTAGATACATCAACAATGCGGATCCAATGAAAGCTAAACAACTCTTTAAGGGAATTGACCAATTGATGGACGAAGGTGTTGCCCAACTATTTACATTGGAACTGAACGGCCGTAAAGTAATTGGTACTGTTGGGGCGCTGCAATATGAAGTTATTCAGTACCGATTGGAACATGAATATGGAGCCAAGTGTACGTATGAAAATTTTCCAGTACATAAGGCTTGTTGGGTTGAAGCTGAAGATGCTTCCAATAATGAATTCAAAGAATTCAAGCGAGTGAAACAAAAGTTTTTGGCAACTGATAAACAAGGGCAACTTGTCTTCTTGGCCGATTCACAATTTTCCCTACAGATGACGCAACAAAAGTATCCCACAGTGAAGCTGCATTTTACTTCAGAATTCGACTAA
- a CDS encoding SDR family NAD(P)-dependent oxidoreductase: MKDNNKLKGKKILITAGAQGIGESITRHFIDSGAYVGIHYFSSADTANQLMDYATSKGQKATTVSGDLTKEADAYAIVEKTVEALGGLDILINNAGSLVARKLLSEMEAEFWQKVMDINLTSMMFVTRAASPHLAKNDNSSIVNLASLAGRKGGHPGSLAYSTSKGAILTLTRALSAELGPQGIRVNAVAPGLILGTSFHNTHTTKESAAATTAGIPIQRAGNADDVARAVLYLASEYDGFITGATLDINGGVYNM, from the coding sequence ATGAAAGACAATAACAAACTAAAAGGGAAAAAAATTCTCATCACAGCGGGTGCCCAAGGAATAGGGGAATCAATCACCAGGCATTTTATTGATAGCGGAGCCTATGTGGGCATTCACTATTTTTCTAGTGCCGATACCGCAAATCAATTGATGGATTATGCAACTAGTAAAGGACAAAAAGCAACTACCGTAAGTGGTGACTTAACAAAAGAAGCGGACGCCTATGCAATAGTCGAAAAAACTGTGGAAGCGCTTGGTGGTTTGGATATACTAATCAACAACGCAGGTTCTCTTGTTGCACGTAAGTTGCTGAGCGAAATGGAGGCAGAGTTCTGGCAAAAGGTAATGGATATTAACCTTACCTCTATGATGTTTGTGACAAGGGCAGCATCGCCTCATCTAGCAAAAAATGACAACAGTAGTATTGTTAATTTGGCATCACTTGCCGGGCGTAAAGGAGGTCACCCGGGTTCTCTCGCGTATTCTACCAGTAAGGGAGCTATACTAACCTTAACGAGGGCACTCTCCGCTGAATTGGGACCTCAAGGGATACGAGTCAACGCCGTTGCCCCAGGTCTTATTCTTGGAACTTCGTTTCATAATACACATACAACAAAGGAATCGGCTGCTGCAACAACCGCTGGTATTCCAATCCAAAGAGCTGGTAATGCAGATGACGTAGCACGAGCGGTTTTATATCTGGCCTCTGAATACGATGGGTTCATCACTGGCGCTACGCTTGATATCAATGGGGGAGTCTATAATATGTAG
- a CDS encoding DUF3467 domain-containing protein, with the protein MAEKDKNQKQINIELDEKTAEGIYSNLAIINHSVSEFVVDFISMMPGAPKAKVKSRIVLTPQHAKKFLKALNDNVTRFEKAHGTIKDYEQPPIPLNFGPTGEA; encoded by the coding sequence ATGGCTGAAAAAGATAAGAACCAAAAGCAAATAAATATAGAATTGGATGAAAAAACCGCTGAGGGAATTTATTCCAACTTAGCGATTATCAATCATTCGGTATCCGAATTTGTGGTTGATTTTATAAGCATGATGCCTGGAGCTCCTAAGGCAAAAGTGAAGAGTAGAATAGTCCTAACGCCTCAGCATGCCAAGAAGTTTTTAAAGGCATTGAATGATAATGTTACACGATTTGAGAAAGCACATGGTACTATTAAGGATTACGAGCAACCTCCAATCCCTTTAAATTTTGGACCTACAGGAGAAGCATAA